The region AGAAAATACAACAATAGATATAAATGAAAGAGGATTTATACAAAGAGATGAATTTTTTGAAACTTCTGCAAAAGGAGTTTATGTAGTTGGAGATGCAGCAGGAGAACATATGTTACAACATGCAGCTGCTTACGAAGTAAACCATTTAGGTAGAATATTACTTGAAGATTGTAAAGAACCACTAAACTTTAAATATATGCCACATGCTGTTTTTACAGAACCAGAAATTGCAAGTGTAGGAATAACTGAACAAAAAGCAGAAGAACAAAATATAGAATATGTAACAACAACTACAAACTGGTTGGCAAGTGCAAAAGCAATGTCAACAAGGCTTAAATATCCAGTTACAAAGTTTATAGTAAATCCAAATACTTATGAAATACTTGGATGTCATATGATTGGACCTGAAAGTTCTACTATGATGCATCAAGTATTAGCTGTAATGCATATAAACAATGATATAAGGCATATAAAAGAGATGTTATACATTCATCCTGCACTTAGTGAAGCATTGCTTCCTGCTGCTGTTGAGGCTGTGAAAGAAATAGAAAGATATAATACAGGTTCGTAAAGGATTTAAATGGCAAAAGCAACAGCAAGACATATATTATTAAATAATGAAAAATTAGCTAGAAAATTAAAAAAAGAGCTTATAAAAAAAGATATAACATTTGAAAAAGCTGCAAAAAAGTTCTCTAAATGTCCATCTGGAAAAAGAGGTGGCAGTTTAGGAACTTTTGCAAAAGGTGAAATGGTAAAAGAGTTTGATAATGTAATTTTTTCTAAAGATGGCCAACTTAATAAAATCATTGGACCTATTAATACTCAATTTGGTTTTCACTTGATTGAAATACAAGCAAAATACTAAAACTATATCTCTGGAATAGTTTTAGTATTTAATATTTTAAACTCTTTTAAATCTATATTTGAACTATAAATAGTATTGTTTTTCTGATATAAAACTATCACCTCATCATCATTGACAAAACTCCAAGAAG is a window of Arcobacter sp. LA11 DNA encoding:
- a CDS encoding peptidylprolyl isomerase, with the translated sequence MAKATARHILLNNEKLARKLKKELIKKDITFEKAAKKFSKCPSGKRGGSLGTFAKGEMVKEFDNVIFSKDGQLNKIIGPINTQFGFHLIEIQAKY